A section of the Bombus huntii isolate Logan2020A chromosome 5, iyBomHunt1.1, whole genome shotgun sequence genome encodes:
- the LOC126865748 gene encoding RNA-binding protein 39 isoform X3 yields the protein MAEDLDVEAMLEAPYKKGEQDSSSKDKSSKENGSSRKSSGKSKHRSRSRSRSRDRREKDRRDRDRDRDRDRDRDRDRDRERDRDRDRRRRSRSRDRRDRDRDRDNNDRDRDRRDRDRDRDRRRKRSLTPITLPRARLPFGKGVSPLGIRNDELTPEERDARTVFCMQLSQRIRARDLEEFFSSVGKVQDVRLITCNKTRRFKGIAYVEFKDPESVTLALGLSGQKLLGVPIVVQHTQAEKNRMGNSMPNLMPKGQTGPMRLYVGSLHFNITEDMLRGIFEPFGKIDNIQLIMDPETGRSKGYGFLTFRNADDAKKALEQLNGFELAGRPMKVGNVTERTDLIQGPSLLDTDELDRSGIDLGATGRLQLMFKLAEGTGLEIPPAAANALNMAPVMSTPQPPPQAAPPIATQCFMLSNMFDPQNETNPNWAKEIRDDVIEECNKHGGVLHVYVDQASPQGNVYVKCPSIATAVAAVNSLHGRWFAGRVITAAYVPVVNYHSLFPDAMTALQLLVPSAPRRGM from the exons GAAGAGCAAGCATCGTTCTCGTTCCCGCTCTCGATCACGGGACCGTCGGGAGAAAGATCGTCGCGACCGCGACCGAGATCGAGACAGAGATCGAGATCGTGACAGAGATAGAGACCGTGAACGTGATCGTGATCGTGACCGTCGACGTAGATCAAGATCAAGAGATCGGAGAGACCGCGATAGAGACAGGGATAACAACGATAGAGATAGGGATCGACGGGATAGAGACCGAGATCGAGACAGAAGAAGGAAGCGATCCCTCACACCAATTACACTTCCCAGAGCAAGGCTACCATTTGGAAAGGGTGTCAGTCCCCTTGGCAT CAGAAATGATGAGCTAACACCAGAGGAACGGGACGCCAGAACGGTGTTCTGTATGCAATTAAGTCAGCGTATACGTGCTCGAGATTTGGAAGAATTCTTCTCGAGTGTGGGCAAAGTTCAAGATGTCCGACTTATCACATGCAACAAAACAAGAAGATTTAAGGGTATAGCATATGTAGAGTTCAAGGATCCTGAAAGTGTGACATTG GCACTTGGTTTGTCGGGTCAGAAGCTTCTCGGTGTTCCCATAGTAGTACAGCACACTCAAGCTGAAAAGAATCGCATGGGTAATTCCATGCCAAATCTAATGCCAAAAGGTCAGACCGGACCTATGAGGTTATATGTTGGATCTctacattttaatattacagaAGATATGCTTCGTGGTATTTTCGAACCATTTGGAAAAATTGATAACATTCAACTGATCATGGATCCGGAAACTGGTCGAAGCAAAGGCTATGGATTCTTGACT ttTAGAAATGCTGATGATGCAAAAAAAGCTTTGGAACAGTTGAATGGCTTTGAACTTGCTGGAAGACCTATGAAAGTGGGTAATGTTACAGAACGTACAGACTTAATACAGGGTCCATCTCTTCTTGACACAGACGAATTAGATCGAAGTGGTATAGATCTTGGTGCTACTGGAAG gTTACAGCTAATGTTCAAATTAGCGGAGGGAACTGGACTTGAAATTCCCCCTGCAGCTGCAAATGCACTAAATATGGCTCCAGTTATGTCAACACCACAACCACCACCACAAGCTGCTCCTCCTATAGCGACACAGTGCTTTATGTTATCTAATATGTTCGACCCACAAAA TGAGACAAATCCGAATTGGGCCAAAGAAATCCGTGATGATGTTATCGAGGAATGCAATAAACACGGTGGTGTATTACATGTGTATGTGGACCAAGCCTCACCTCAGGGTAACGTTTACGTTAAGTGCCCGTCAATAGCGACAGCAGTTGCGGCTGTCAATTCGTTACATGGTAGATGGTTTGCTGGTCGAGTAATTACAGCTGCCTACGTGCCAGTTGTAAATTATCACTCACTGTTCCCAGACGCGATGACGGCTTTGCAATTACTAGTTCCGAGTGCTCCACGAAGGGGAATGTGA
- the LOC126865748 gene encoding RNA-binding protein 39 isoform X4: MHLKYEEQDSSSKDKSSKENGSSRKSSGKSKHRSRSRSRSRDRREKDRRDRDRDRDRDRDRDRDRDRERDRDRDRRRRSRSRDRRDRDRDRDNNDRDRDRRDRDRDRDRRRKRSLTPITLPRARLPFGKGVSPLGIRNDELTPEERDARTVFCMQLSQRIRARDLEEFFSSVGKVQDVRLITCNKTRRFKGIAYVEFKDPESVTLALGLSGQKLLGVPIVVQHTQAEKNRMGNSMPNLMPKGQTGPMRLYVGSLHFNITEDMLRGIFEPFGKIDNIQLIMDPETGRSKGYGFLTFRNADDAKKALEQLNGFELAGRPMKVGNVTERTDLIQGPSLLDTDELDRSGIDLGATGRLQLMFKLAEGTGLEIPPAAANALNMAPVMSTPQPPPQAAPPIATQCFMLSNMFDPQNETNPNWAKEIRDDVIEECNKHGGVLHVYVDQASPQGNVYVKCPSIATAVAAVNSLHGRWFAGRVITAAYVPVVNYHSLFPDAMTALQLLVPSAPRRGM; encoded by the exons GAAGAGCAAGCATCGTTCTCGTTCCCGCTCTCGATCACGGGACCGTCGGGAGAAAGATCGTCGCGACCGCGACCGAGATCGAGACAGAGATCGAGATCGTGACAGAGATAGAGACCGTGAACGTGATCGTGATCGTGACCGTCGACGTAGATCAAGATCAAGAGATCGGAGAGACCGCGATAGAGACAGGGATAACAACGATAGAGATAGGGATCGACGGGATAGAGACCGAGATCGAGACAGAAGAAGGAAGCGATCCCTCACACCAATTACACTTCCCAGAGCAAGGCTACCATTTGGAAAGGGTGTCAGTCCCCTTGGCAT CAGAAATGATGAGCTAACACCAGAGGAACGGGACGCCAGAACGGTGTTCTGTATGCAATTAAGTCAGCGTATACGTGCTCGAGATTTGGAAGAATTCTTCTCGAGTGTGGGCAAAGTTCAAGATGTCCGACTTATCACATGCAACAAAACAAGAAGATTTAAGGGTATAGCATATGTAGAGTTCAAGGATCCTGAAAGTGTGACATTG GCACTTGGTTTGTCGGGTCAGAAGCTTCTCGGTGTTCCCATAGTAGTACAGCACACTCAAGCTGAAAAGAATCGCATGGGTAATTCCATGCCAAATCTAATGCCAAAAGGTCAGACCGGACCTATGAGGTTATATGTTGGATCTctacattttaatattacagaAGATATGCTTCGTGGTATTTTCGAACCATTTGGAAAAATTGATAACATTCAACTGATCATGGATCCGGAAACTGGTCGAAGCAAAGGCTATGGATTCTTGACT ttTAGAAATGCTGATGATGCAAAAAAAGCTTTGGAACAGTTGAATGGCTTTGAACTTGCTGGAAGACCTATGAAAGTGGGTAATGTTACAGAACGTACAGACTTAATACAGGGTCCATCTCTTCTTGACACAGACGAATTAGATCGAAGTGGTATAGATCTTGGTGCTACTGGAAG gTTACAGCTAATGTTCAAATTAGCGGAGGGAACTGGACTTGAAATTCCCCCTGCAGCTGCAAATGCACTAAATATGGCTCCAGTTATGTCAACACCACAACCACCACCACAAGCTGCTCCTCCTATAGCGACACAGTGCTTTATGTTATCTAATATGTTCGACCCACAAAA TGAGACAAATCCGAATTGGGCCAAAGAAATCCGTGATGATGTTATCGAGGAATGCAATAAACACGGTGGTGTATTACATGTGTATGTGGACCAAGCCTCACCTCAGGGTAACGTTTACGTTAAGTGCCCGTCAATAGCGACAGCAGTTGCGGCTGTCAATTCGTTACATGGTAGATGGTTTGCTGGTCGAGTAATTACAGCTGCCTACGTGCCAGTTGTAAATTATCACTCACTGTTCCCAGACGCGATGACGGCTTTGCAATTACTAGTTCCGAGTGCTCCACGAAGGGGAATGTGA
- the LOC126865748 gene encoding RNA-binding protein 39 isoform X2, with protein MRGISESSPTRAMAEDLDVEAMLEAPYKKGEQDSSSKDKSSKENGSSRKSSGKSKHRSRSRSRSRDRREKDRRDRDRDRDRDRDRDRDRDRERDRDRDRRRRSRSRDRRDRDRDRDNNDRDRDRRDRDRDRDRRRKRSLTPITLPRARLPFGKGVSPLGINDELTPEERDARTVFCMQLSQRIRARDLEEFFSSVGKVQDVRLITCNKTRRFKGIAYVEFKDPESVTLALGLSGQKLLGVPIVVQHTQAEKNRMGNSMPNLMPKGQTGPMRLYVGSLHFNITEDMLRGIFEPFGKIDNIQLIMDPETGRSKGYGFLTFRNADDAKKALEQLNGFELAGRPMKVGNVTERTDLIQGPSLLDTDELDRSGIDLGATGRLQLMFKLAEGTGLEIPPAAANALNMAPVMSTPQPPPQAAPPIATQCFMLSNMFDPQNETNPNWAKEIRDDVIEECNKHGGVLHVYVDQASPQGNVYVKCPSIATAVAAVNSLHGRWFAGRVITAAYVPVVNYHSLFPDAMTALQLLVPSAPRRGM; from the exons GAAGAGCAAGCATCGTTCTCGTTCCCGCTCTCGATCACGGGACCGTCGGGAGAAAGATCGTCGCGACCGCGACCGAGATCGAGACAGAGATCGAGATCGTGACAGAGATAGAGACCGTGAACGTGATCGTGATCGTGACCGTCGACGTAGATCAAGATCAAGAGATCGGAGAGACCGCGATAGAGACAGGGATAACAACGATAGAGATAGGGATCGACGGGATAGAGACCGAGATCGAGACAGAAGAAGGAAGCGATCCCTCACACCAATTACACTTCCCAGAGCAAGGCTACCATTTGGAAAGGGTGTCAGTCCCCTTGGCAT AAATGATGAGCTAACACCAGAGGAACGGGACGCCAGAACGGTGTTCTGTATGCAATTAAGTCAGCGTATACGTGCTCGAGATTTGGAAGAATTCTTCTCGAGTGTGGGCAAAGTTCAAGATGTCCGACTTATCACATGCAACAAAACAAGAAGATTTAAGGGTATAGCATATGTAGAGTTCAAGGATCCTGAAAGTGTGACATTG GCACTTGGTTTGTCGGGTCAGAAGCTTCTCGGTGTTCCCATAGTAGTACAGCACACTCAAGCTGAAAAGAATCGCATGGGTAATTCCATGCCAAATCTAATGCCAAAAGGTCAGACCGGACCTATGAGGTTATATGTTGGATCTctacattttaatattacagaAGATATGCTTCGTGGTATTTTCGAACCATTTGGAAAAATTGATAACATTCAACTGATCATGGATCCGGAAACTGGTCGAAGCAAAGGCTATGGATTCTTGACT ttTAGAAATGCTGATGATGCAAAAAAAGCTTTGGAACAGTTGAATGGCTTTGAACTTGCTGGAAGACCTATGAAAGTGGGTAATGTTACAGAACGTACAGACTTAATACAGGGTCCATCTCTTCTTGACACAGACGAATTAGATCGAAGTGGTATAGATCTTGGTGCTACTGGAAG gTTACAGCTAATGTTCAAATTAGCGGAGGGAACTGGACTTGAAATTCCCCCTGCAGCTGCAAATGCACTAAATATGGCTCCAGTTATGTCAACACCACAACCACCACCACAAGCTGCTCCTCCTATAGCGACACAGTGCTTTATGTTATCTAATATGTTCGACCCACAAAA TGAGACAAATCCGAATTGGGCCAAAGAAATCCGTGATGATGTTATCGAGGAATGCAATAAACACGGTGGTGTATTACATGTGTATGTGGACCAAGCCTCACCTCAGGGTAACGTTTACGTTAAGTGCCCGTCAATAGCGACAGCAGTTGCGGCTGTCAATTCGTTACATGGTAGATGGTTTGCTGGTCGAGTAATTACAGCTGCCTACGTGCCAGTTGTAAATTATCACTCACTGTTCCCAGACGCGATGACGGCTTTGCAATTACTAGTTCCGAGTGCTCCACGAAGGGGAATGTGA
- the LOC126865747 gene encoding 2',5'-phosphodiesterase 12-like gives MSILNRILHLRYLTPFLPISTIQQQFLKNSSQLVTQLNMNEAILLHEEGSKNFKMSFRYINSELNVDRQFNFQRHVDESINNFVQRINRNITVYLKEKIYRRLKKQKKCVTPVESLKSDVEDNIKFLRNDSVLNGDLTCQTILNNASDIKLVIFDKEYILRQNVPSITTLELPSSILIDFPVYPSKFEGTNIDKSKSIFNWYKNEKNKWIHVGEGFLYVPRSSDLGCRLKISCIPKNNVESGPLTEIASNNIVEIGPGLCLFNTRHAFTKDKLSGKSFRVTSYNILANVYSETSVSKETLYPYCPYYALSMDYRKLLILKELIGYNSDIICLQEVDSSVYENDLQMSLSILNYRSIYNLKNDLREGLAIFYNQDRFDQLSCDYKVIAQNTDLDEFNTVWTQIQNSRVKQTFLNRNTIIQTITLRSKENPEILIVGNTHLYFRATADHIRLLQAYYGLSYLRTFAKKVKEENPECNVSILYCGDFNSVPESGVYQLITQTYIPEDHADWKSDAEEHVQNVSIKHDMNLSSACGTPEYTNYTATFSGCLDYIFYQTDYLTVEQVIPLPSKEELSAYTGLPSIVSPSDHISLCVDLKWSK, from the exons ATGtcaattttaaatcgtattttGCATTTAAGGTATCTAACCCCTTTTTTGCCTATTTCAACAATTCagcaacaatttttaaaaaatagctCACAACTAGTGACACAATTAAACATGAATGAAGCTATTTTACTTCACGAAGAGGGAAGTAAGAACTTTAAGATGTCGTTTCGTTACATCAATTCCGAGTTAAACGTTGATAGACAATTCAATTTCCAAAGACATGTGGACGAAtccataaataattttgttcaaAGAATAAATAGGAATATTACTGTATACttaaaggaaaaaatttaCCGAAGACTGAAAAAGCAGAAAAAATGTGTAACACCCGTAGAAAGCTTAAAAAGTGACGTTgaagataatataaaatttttaagaaatgaCTCTGTCCTGAATGGTGACCTCACATGTCAAACAATCTTAAACAATGCGTCGGATATAAAATTAGTCATTTTTGATAAGGAATATATATTAAGGCAAAATGTACCTTCCATTACtacactagaactaccatcgagcattttaattgattttccAGTTTATCCTTCTAAATTTGAAGGAACAAATATAGATAAAtcaaaatcaatttttaactggtataaaaatgaaaaaaataaatggatACATGTAGGAGAAGGATTTTTATATGTTCCAAGATCTTCTGATTTAGGATGCAGATTGAAAATATCATGTATTCCAAAGAATAATGTAGAATCTGGACCTTTAACAGAAATTGCATCAAATAATATTGTAGAAATTGGACCTGGCTTATGTCTTTTTAATACCAGACATGCTTTTACTAAAGATAAATTGTCAGGTAAAAG TTTCAGAGTAACTTCGTACAATATATTAGCAAATGTATATTCAGAAACGTCTGTCTCTAAGGAAACTTTATATCCATATTGCCCATATTATGCCTTATCTATggattatagaaaattactaattcttaaagaattaatag GATACAATAGTGACATAATATGTCTTCAAGAAGTAGATAGTTCAGTATATGAAAATGATTTGCAAATGTCTTTAAGTATACTAAACTATCgtagtatatataatttaaagaacGATTTACGGGAAGGTctcgcaatattttataatcagGACAGGTTTGATCAATTGTCCTGTGATTATAAGGTTATTGCTCAAAACACAGATTTAGATGAATTTAATACTGTTTGGACGCAAATTCAGAACAGCCGTGTAAAGCAAACATTCTTAAACAGAAATACGATTATTCAG ACAATAACACTTCGATCTAAAGAAAATCctgaaattttaattgttgGCAATACACATTTGTATTTCCGTGCAACAGCCGATCATATACGTTTGTTACAAGCATATTATGGTTTATCATATTTACGCACATTTGCCAAAAAAGTGAAAGAGGAG AATCCCGAATGCAACGTTAGTATTTTATACTGTGGTGACTTCAACAGTGTCCCAGAAAGTGGCGTTTATCAATTAATAACTCAAACTTACATACCAGAAGATCATGCTGATTGGAAATCTG ATGCTGAAGAACATGTACAAAATGTGTCTATTAAACATGACATGAACTTGTCTAGTGCATGTGGTACTCCAGAATACACAAATTACACAGCTACCTTTTCTGGTTGTTTAGAttacatattttatcaaaCGGATTATTTAACAGTTGAACAAGTTATACCATTGCCGAGTAAAGAAGAACTTAGTGCGTATACGGGTCTTCCATCTATAGTGTCACCAAGTGATCATATATCATTGTGTGTTGATTTAAAATggtcaaaataa
- the LOC126865748 gene encoding RNA-binding protein 39 isoform X1 — protein MRGISESSPTRAMAEDLDVEAMLEAPYKKGEQDSSSKDKSSKENGSSRKSSGKSKHRSRSRSRSRDRREKDRRDRDRDRDRDRDRDRDRDRERDRDRDRRRRSRSRDRRDRDRDRDNNDRDRDRRDRDRDRDRRRKRSLTPITLPRARLPFGKGVSPLGIRNDELTPEERDARTVFCMQLSQRIRARDLEEFFSSVGKVQDVRLITCNKTRRFKGIAYVEFKDPESVTLALGLSGQKLLGVPIVVQHTQAEKNRMGNSMPNLMPKGQTGPMRLYVGSLHFNITEDMLRGIFEPFGKIDNIQLIMDPETGRSKGYGFLTFRNADDAKKALEQLNGFELAGRPMKVGNVTERTDLIQGPSLLDTDELDRSGIDLGATGRLQLMFKLAEGTGLEIPPAAANALNMAPVMSTPQPPPQAAPPIATQCFMLSNMFDPQNETNPNWAKEIRDDVIEECNKHGGVLHVYVDQASPQGNVYVKCPSIATAVAAVNSLHGRWFAGRVITAAYVPVVNYHSLFPDAMTALQLLVPSAPRRGM, from the exons GAAGAGCAAGCATCGTTCTCGTTCCCGCTCTCGATCACGGGACCGTCGGGAGAAAGATCGTCGCGACCGCGACCGAGATCGAGACAGAGATCGAGATCGTGACAGAGATAGAGACCGTGAACGTGATCGTGATCGTGACCGTCGACGTAGATCAAGATCAAGAGATCGGAGAGACCGCGATAGAGACAGGGATAACAACGATAGAGATAGGGATCGACGGGATAGAGACCGAGATCGAGACAGAAGAAGGAAGCGATCCCTCACACCAATTACACTTCCCAGAGCAAGGCTACCATTTGGAAAGGGTGTCAGTCCCCTTGGCAT CAGAAATGATGAGCTAACACCAGAGGAACGGGACGCCAGAACGGTGTTCTGTATGCAATTAAGTCAGCGTATACGTGCTCGAGATTTGGAAGAATTCTTCTCGAGTGTGGGCAAAGTTCAAGATGTCCGACTTATCACATGCAACAAAACAAGAAGATTTAAGGGTATAGCATATGTAGAGTTCAAGGATCCTGAAAGTGTGACATTG GCACTTGGTTTGTCGGGTCAGAAGCTTCTCGGTGTTCCCATAGTAGTACAGCACACTCAAGCTGAAAAGAATCGCATGGGTAATTCCATGCCAAATCTAATGCCAAAAGGTCAGACCGGACCTATGAGGTTATATGTTGGATCTctacattttaatattacagaAGATATGCTTCGTGGTATTTTCGAACCATTTGGAAAAATTGATAACATTCAACTGATCATGGATCCGGAAACTGGTCGAAGCAAAGGCTATGGATTCTTGACT ttTAGAAATGCTGATGATGCAAAAAAAGCTTTGGAACAGTTGAATGGCTTTGAACTTGCTGGAAGACCTATGAAAGTGGGTAATGTTACAGAACGTACAGACTTAATACAGGGTCCATCTCTTCTTGACACAGACGAATTAGATCGAAGTGGTATAGATCTTGGTGCTACTGGAAG gTTACAGCTAATGTTCAAATTAGCGGAGGGAACTGGACTTGAAATTCCCCCTGCAGCTGCAAATGCACTAAATATGGCTCCAGTTATGTCAACACCACAACCACCACCACAAGCTGCTCCTCCTATAGCGACACAGTGCTTTATGTTATCTAATATGTTCGACCCACAAAA TGAGACAAATCCGAATTGGGCCAAAGAAATCCGTGATGATGTTATCGAGGAATGCAATAAACACGGTGGTGTATTACATGTGTATGTGGACCAAGCCTCACCTCAGGGTAACGTTTACGTTAAGTGCCCGTCAATAGCGACAGCAGTTGCGGCTGTCAATTCGTTACATGGTAGATGGTTTGCTGGTCGAGTAATTACAGCTGCCTACGTGCCAGTTGTAAATTATCACTCACTGTTCCCAGACGCGATGACGGCTTTGCAATTACTAGTTCCGAGTGCTCCACGAAGGGGAATGTGA